The Corynebacterium atypicum genome contains the following window.
GCCCACCGGTTGGCCGAGGAAATGGATCCGGAGGAACTGGAGGTCGCCAAAGCGTCCGGCGCGGGTACTGAGGTGCGCGTGACTCGCTAGGCGGGCGGGGGACTACGATGTGCGGCATGACTGAACGTGCAAAGCTGTCCCCGGGGGTTCAGACTCCCATTCGTCACGTCCCCAAGTCGATCGAGCGCCCTGAGTACGCCTGGAAGGACGAGGTCCAGGAGAACGTCGGCGAGCCCTTCGTGCAGACGCCAGAGACGATCGAGGCGATGCGCGAGGCCTCCGAGATCGCGGCGAATGCGCTCGCCGCCGCCGGCGCGGCGGTCGCCCCGGGGGTGACGACCGACGAGGTCGACCGGGTCGCCCACGAGTACATGTGCGACCACGGCGCCTACCCATCCACGTTGGGCTACCGGGGCTTTACTAAGTCCTGCTGCGTCTCGCTTAACGAGATCGTCTGCCACGGCATCCCGGACAGCACGGTGATCGAGGATGGTGACATCGTCAACATCGACGTGACTGCCTACAAGAACGGTGTTCACGGCGACACGAACGCCACCTTCTTCGCCGGCGACGTTTCCGAAGAACACCGACTGTTGGTCGAGCGCACCAAAGAGGCGATGATGCGCGGCATCCGGGCCGCCAAGCCAGGCCGCGAGGTGAACGTGATCGGCCGGGTGATCGAAAGCTACGCCAAGCGCTTCGGCTACCAGGTGGTCCGCGACTTCACCGGGCACGGAGTGGGCCCGACCTTCCACAACGGACTGGTGATCCTGCACTACGACTCGTCGGCGTATCGGACGGTGCTCGAGCCAGGTATGACGTTGACCATCGAGCCGATGATCAACCTCGGCAGTTTGGACTACGACATCTGGGATGACGGCTGGACGGTGCAGAACCGGGACGGCAAGTTCACCGCCCAGTTCGAGCACACCTTGGTCATTACCGAGGACGGCAACGAGATCCTCACGCTTCCCACCGAGACCTTCTAGCCGCTCGAACGGAGCTCACCCGCCCTCGGCACGGCCGGGGGCATGATACTTCCCACCCCGCCGGACAAGCGGCGGCGCTAGCCCTCGCAGAGCTTGAGCGCCGCGTTTTCCACCGCCTCAGTAAGCGCCGGGTGGATCCAGTATTGCCCGCGGGCAAACGAGTCCATCGCGATCCCGAAGGACATGGCGGTGACCAGCGGCTGGATCAGAGTTGCCGCGTCCGGGCCCAGGATGTGCGCGCCGATGAGGACCGATGTGGCCTTGTCGGCGACGAGCTTCACCACGCCGAGCTTTTCGTCCATCGCCCAGCCGTACGCGACGTCGCCAATCTCTTGGACCGCGGTGACGATCTCGAGGCCCTGGGCGCGGGCCTCGCGCTCAGTCAGCCCCACCGATGCGATCTGCGGGTGGGTAAACACCGCAGCGGGCACCGGGGCGGTGAGCAAGGGACGCGGCTGATCGGGGTAGAGGAGATTGTGCTGAATCACCCGGGCCTGGGCGTTGGCGGCGTGCTTGAGCATCACGGGGTTCGACACGTCTCCGAGGGCCCACACGCCACTCGCCCCCGGGCCCACGCAGCGGCCGTAGGCGTCGACCTTGAGCCGGCCTTCGGCTAATTCCAGCCCGCCGGCCGCGGCGTTTAGCCGATCGGCATTGGATACCCGGCCGGTGGCTACGAGAACCTCGTCGGCGCTGAGCACAGAGGCGTCAGAAAGCGTGAGCTGGATCTTTCCATTGGCGTCGTAGGCGAGTTCGGCGACTTCGACGCCGT
Protein-coding sequences here:
- the map gene encoding type I methionyl aminopeptidase; this encodes MTERAKLSPGVQTPIRHVPKSIERPEYAWKDEVQENVGEPFVQTPETIEAMREASEIAANALAAAGAAVAPGVTTDEVDRVAHEYMCDHGAYPSTLGYRGFTKSCCVSLNEIVCHGIPDSTVIEDGDIVNIDVTAYKNGVHGDTNATFFAGDVSEEHRLLVERTKEAMMRGIRAAKPGREVNVIGRVIESYAKRFGYQVVRDFTGHGVGPTFHNGLVILHYDSSAYRTVLEPGMTLTIEPMINLGSLDYDIWDDGWTVQNRDGKFTAQFEHTLVITEDGNEILTLPTETF
- a CDS encoding mycothione reductase, with amino-acid sequence MGIQRTHYDLIIVGTGSGNSIPDARFDDKSIAIVEEGRFGGTCLNVGCIPTKMFVYPAEVIAQAQDATRLGVTFADPTVDLAEIQRRVFAAKIDPIAAGGEAYRRGDETPNIDVYGGHAHFVGERTLEVNGTEITADQIVLAAGSRPVIPAQIAASPVTVRTNEDIMRLDKLPEHLVIVGAGYIAMEFAHVFSRLGCRVTVLARSAAALRHLDDELVERFNRAARAQWDMRYGVEVAELAYDANGKIQLTLSDASVLSADEVLVATGRVSNADRLNAAAGGLELAEGRLKVDAYGRCVGPGASGVWALGDVSNPVMLKHAANAQARVIQHNLLYPDQPRPLLTAPVPAAVFTHPQIASVGLTEREARAQGLEIVTAVQEIGDVAYGWAMDEKLGVVKLVADKATSVLIGAHILGPDAATLIQPLVTAMSFGIAMDSFARGQYWIHPALTEAVENAALKLCEG